The uncultured Cohaesibacter sp. genomic sequence GGCATGGTCAGTGCTGTGGAGAAAGCCATTCGCGAATCCAACATCGGCATCAACCCGGTCATCGATGGACAGTTGCTGCGTCTGCCGATCCCCGAGATGAACGAGGAACGCCGGACGGAACTGACCAAAGTTGCGCATTCCTATGCCGAGAATGCCAAGGTCGCCGTGCGCCACGTGCGCAAGGACGGGATGGACCAGTGCAAGAAGGCCGAGAAAGACGGCATGAGCGAGGATGACGTCAAGATCTATCAGGACGAAATTCAGGACCTGACCGACAAGACCATCAAGGCCATTGACGAGCTGCTGGCGACCAAACAGGTCGAGATCATGCAGGTCTAGGAAGATCTGAAGTTGGGGAAGGGGCCTCTGTTCATCGAAGAGTTGGCGGTGGCGTAGCCATTGCCATCTCGACAGAATGCAGAAGCCCGGCTTCCCCTCTGAATTTTCTTCTTCCTTAACGGGTCGCAGTGATACTAAGTTGCTTATGGATAGTCTTGCCCGATTCTGACCTTTCAGGGGCATCCGGGGTGACTACTCGTCTGCTAAGCAAAGGATTCCGAATATATGGCTGGGCAACCAAGTTTTGCTGATGCCCCCATCCTTGATGCTGTCTGCATTCCGCGCCATCTGGCCGTGATCATGGACGGCAACGGTCGATGGGCCAAGGCACGCAAGCTCTCCAGAACACAAGGGCACCGGCAAGGTGTTGTTGCTGTGCGGGAGATCGTGGCCAATGCCGCCAAACTCGGGATCCAGTATCTGACCCTGTTCAGCTTCAGCTCCGAAAACTGGTCGCGACCGGCCTCTGAGATCGCTGACCTGTTGGGCCTGTTAAAGCTTTTTATCCGCAAGGACCTTTCGACGCTTCACAAACAGAATGTTCGGGTTCTGGTGATCGGGGGGCGGGCTAACCTGCCATCCGATATCGTGTCCTTGCTGGAGGAGGCTGAAAGCCGCACGGCCAACAATTCCGGACTGACCCTCGTGATTGCCTTCAATTATGGTGCTCGCAGCGAAATGACGGACATGGTCCGGCGTCTGGCGAAAGAGGTTCAGGAGGGGCGTCTTGCTCCCGAGCAGATCAATGAGGACATGATTTCCTCTACCCTCTATTCTGCCAGCATTCCCGATCCTGATGTGATCATTCGCACGAGCGGTGAAAAGCGACTGTCTAACTTTTTGCTCTGGCAGGCTGCCTATTCGGAGTTTGTGTTTGTGGACTGCAATTGGCCTGATTTCGACGAGCATCAGCTTTTGCTAGCGCTTGCGGAGTATGGCAGACGCAATCGCCGCTTTGGCGGTCTGGCTGAAGAAGACCGGCAGGACAGTTCAAAAATCGTCGCTTCTGGCGGTTAAACAGGTGGGCTGAAGAGAATGCCTGCTGAGATAGGCCTGCTGAAGGATGCGGGCACGCTGGTGGAGGACCAAGCGCTGGGCCACAATCAAGAACCATTGATCACGGAGTCTGCTGAGCCGGCCAAACAGGGAAGTGGTTGGTCAGATCTCGCCGTCCGCGCCGTCTCTGGCGTCGTGCTGGCTGTCCTTGCCTTTGCTGCGACCTGGTGGGGCGGGTTGCCCTTCTCACTGCTGTTCGGGCTCGGAGCACTGTTGATCTATCGTGAATGGGTGGCGATTGTGGGCGAGGCACCGTTCGGTATTCCCGCCGTGATCGGCTATCTCTGTGTCGCCGGATCGCTCGTTTGTCTCTATGTAGGTGCCTGGCAGGCCAGTCTGATCATCCCGTTGATCGGGGCAGGGTTCCTGTTCTTTGCCCGTTGTTCCTACCCTTATGCCCGCTGGTGCGCGTCGGGGATCCTCTATGCTGCGGCGTTCGGTTTTTCAGCCATCGCGTTGAGGCTGGATGAGGCCAACGGCTTTGCCGCTATCATCATTCTTTTTGCCATCGTATGGGGGACGGACGTCGCGGCCTATTTCGTTGGCAAGAGCCTTGGTGGTCCGAAATTGTGGCCGAGGGTTTCTCCCAAGAAGACCTGGTCTGGTTCTGTCGGCGGTCTTGTGGTCGGGGTGGCGTTTGCAACCCTCGTTGCCTTCGTGCTGGATGTGAAACTAAGTCTGTTTCTGGTCCTGATGCTCGCGTTTCTGTCAATCCTGTCGCAACTGGGAGATTTGGCGGAGTCCCACATGAAGAGACTGTTCAACGTCAAGGATTCGGGAACCCTCATTCCTGGCCATGGTGGGGTGATGGATCGGGTCGATGGTCTTGTTTTTGCCATGGTGGCGGCAGCCGTCATCGGTTTTGCTGCTGGGCGCTTCGGGTCTCTGGCGACAGATTTTCTCATATGGTGATGCGAAAGGCGCTTGCCGGTTCTGGCTTGAGCGCTTGAAATGGCAAGGCATCCACCGAGCAAATGTGAATGGATATCAAATGAGTGGTGCGGCAATGCAAGTTTCAAATCCCGGCACGGACGCGGCGGGGGCGGTCAAACGGATATCCGTCCTTGGCGCAACGGGGTCTGTTGGCGATTCTGCTCTTGATATCATCGCGTCTTCCCCGGATCGCTATCAGGTCGAAGCTTTGACGGCCAATGCCAACGTGGACAAGCTGGCCGAAATCGCGCTTGCTCGCGGTGCGCGCTTTGCTGCGGTTGCCGACGAGAGCCGATATCAGGCGCTCAAAGAAGCGCTTTCTGGCAGCGGTGTCACGGTCGGAGCCGGACTGTCAGGGTTGGAAGAGGCTGCCTCGATGAAGGCAGACATCGTCGTGGGGGCGATCGTCGGGGCGGCGGGCATTCAGCCAACCATGGCGTCTTTGCTGGCTGGTAATCAGGTGGCGCTCGCCAACAAAGAGGCGCTCGTCTGCGCCGGCGATCTGGTGATGGCTGAAGCTGCCAAACTTGGCAAGCCGATCCTGCCGGTTGATTCCGAGCATAGCGCGATTTTCCAGATTTTCGATGAAGCCAATCGGGGCGAGATCGAAGAAGTGACCATCACCGCATCCGGCGGGCCATTCCGCACATGGCAGGCTGACGAGATTGCGGCAGCAACGCCTGAGCAGGCACTCAATCATCCCAACTGGTCGATGGGGTCGAAGGTGACCATCGATTCAGCCTCGCTGATGAACAAGGGGCTGGAAGTCATTGAGGCCCATCATCTTTACCGGATGCCACGGGCAAAGCTCTCGGTCGTGGTGCATCCGCAATCGATCATTCATGGGCTGGTGACCTACACCGACGGATCGATGCTGGCTCATCTTGGTGCCGCTGACATGCGCATTCCGGTGGCTCATTGTCTGGCCTGGCCCGAACGCGCTCCGGCCAATACCCGGCGGATTTCCCTTATCGAGCTGGGTCGGCTGACATTCGAGGCGCCTGATTTGACGCGTTTCCCATGCCTCAGGTTGGCGCTCGAGGCGCTTGATGAGGGGGGGGGGCTGCCCAACATCATGAATGCTGCCAACGAAATCGCCGTTGCTGCTTTCCTTGCGGGCCAGATGACATTTGGCGGAATTCCGACCCT encodes the following:
- the dxr gene encoding 1-deoxy-D-xylulose-5-phosphate reductoisomerase — its product is MSGAAMQVSNPGTDAAGAVKRISVLGATGSVGDSALDIIASSPDRYQVEALTANANVDKLAEIALARGARFAAVADESRYQALKEALSGSGVTVGAGLSGLEEAASMKADIVVGAIVGAAGIQPTMASLLAGNQVALANKEALVCAGDLVMAEAAKLGKPILPVDSEHSAIFQIFDEANRGEIEEVTITASGGPFRTWQADEIAAATPEQALNHPNWSMGSKVTIDSASLMNKGLEVIEAHHLYRMPRAKLSVVVHPQSIIHGLVTYTDGSMLAHLGAADMRIPVAHCLAWPERAPANTRRISLIELGRLTFEAPDLTRFPCLRLALEALDEGGGLPNIMNAANEIAVAAFLAGQMTFGGIPTLVERTMLEMQKAGESGAAGSIEEVLATDKSSRLVAERLLERIN
- a CDS encoding isoprenyl transferase yields the protein MAGQPSFADAPILDAVCIPRHLAVIMDGNGRWAKARKLSRTQGHRQGVVAVREIVANAAKLGIQYLTLFSFSSENWSRPASEIADLLGLLKLFIRKDLSTLHKQNVRVLVIGGRANLPSDIVSLLEEAESRTANNSGLTLVIAFNYGARSEMTDMVRRLAKEVQEGRLAPEQINEDMISSTLYSASIPDPDVIIRTSGEKRLSNFLLWQAAYSEFVFVDCNWPDFDEHQLLLALAEYGRRNRRFGGLAEEDRQDSSKIVASGG
- the frr gene encoding ribosome recycling factor, which produces MSAEELDLDDLERRMKGAVSVLKTELSGLRTGRASVHLLEPITVEAYGQSMPINQVGTVSVPEPRMLSIQVWDKGMVSAVEKAIRESNIGINPVIDGQLLRLPIPEMNEERRTELTKVAHSYAENAKVAVRHVRKDGMDQCKKAEKDGMSEDDVKIYQDEIQDLTDKTIKAIDELLATKQVEIMQV
- a CDS encoding phosphatidate cytidylyltransferase → MPAEIGLLKDAGTLVEDQALGHNQEPLITESAEPAKQGSGWSDLAVRAVSGVVLAVLAFAATWWGGLPFSLLFGLGALLIYREWVAIVGEAPFGIPAVIGYLCVAGSLVCLYVGAWQASLIIPLIGAGFLFFARCSYPYARWCASGILYAAAFGFSAIALRLDEANGFAAIIILFAIVWGTDVAAYFVGKSLGGPKLWPRVSPKKTWSGSVGGLVVGVAFATLVAFVLDVKLSLFLVLMLAFLSILSQLGDLAESHMKRLFNVKDSGTLIPGHGGVMDRVDGLVFAMVAAAVIGFAAGRFGSLATDFLIW